The genomic window GCTCAACCTGAAAACTGAACCACCCTGTAACTTCACAACCACGAGAGCTAGCTGCAAACTGCTTCAGGACAGTGACAAGACCTCTCTCcggccacaaaaaaaaaatcgccaaATGCATGGTGATCACACGAGTCTGTGAAGAGAATTGTTGTGACGTCGGTTTTAGATCTAGAAGAACAGTTGATCCGATCATGCCATGTGGTTGGCCACAGCTTGTTGCATATAGTATCTTCCGTTTTAATGATGTTGGATGGATGCTTAGGCATGGGACCGATCGATACATGATATATGGACCCTTCGATTGATTTTccccttgtttttttaatttatctttgcAATAATCTCTAGAATTGATGAGAATTGTTTAGGCCGGTTTCTGTGGCTCTCCTTGTTTGGTAGAAAAGCATTGTTTGGGGTTGATTGTATTAAGATGTGTTGTGCCATGGAACCATTCGATGGTATATTGGTATTATTACCACATGTGTGTGTTCATGTTgttttggttttgtggttgcTGGTGATTTGCGTCGAGATTATTTGAGtggtatggaaaaaaaatttaaaattaatcgTGTTATTGACCGGAATTGCAAGATTAAGCTGATTAGGGGCGGATTTGCGGAAATATACTGGCGTCGCGGTTTGAAACAGCGATAGCGCGATATCGCGCTATGCGTGCGCGAAAGCGCCGGCGCTATCGCTAATTGGGAGTGAGGGAGCGCTAATGCATCGGTCTCGCGGTCGTAAAGCGCGAGAGCGAGGCGGTGTCGCGCTTTTGTAAAGCGATAGCGCGTCCGTATGATGCCGCCTGACGCACGTGGGAAACGAAGCGGTCTAGCGCTTTGAAAGCGCGATAGCGCGTGCGGTATCGCGGCCGGGATGCACAAGAGCGTAGCAGCGTGGGCCGACTGACGCCTGTGGGGTCCGAGAAATGACCGGAGCTGTCTCGCGCTACCGCTCAGCGAGAGCGTGTCGGTCTCGCGGTACGCGCGCGCGAGAGCGCCGGCGGTATCGCCCTTTAAAACCATGATACCGTTGCCGCGTGGTCCACGCCCCTAATCCATCTGCTAATCCTGGGAGGCGGCAGTGCAACAGCGACGGCTTCGGTCTCGCTCTTTGAAAGAGCGAGACCGCGAGCGATATCGCTCTCCCCGTGCGCGAGAGCGATTAGCTAATTACACTTTACAAATTGCTAATATTTCATGTCACCgtacgtacttcctccgtcccataaaaaaccaaagtagtactagatttttttttttgggactgaGAGAGTAAAAAGTATAATTTTTTCCCACCGTCCCAAAAAATACCAACGTAGTACTATATTCGTTTTTTtcgagacggagggagtagaaaggataattttttttcatattttttttattatgtgtgcaacatatatatacataaatgaaCATGAGAAACATGTTTATATTGAAAATAGGCATAGATTATGTACGCGGCTacgagaagaaaaataaatatcttggaatttgcaaaataatgatATCAGagaaagaaaacatatattacCTATAGAAAAACagaaattgaatatatatttattaaaaatatataaaggaGTAGAGAGATCATTCGGGAGCAATTTTTACAAAGTTGACAAAGAATAGGAatttagaatatgtcatattcaCAGAGAAAACCACCTTTGCATATTCACAGGCTCGGTCTTGTGACAATAACCGCTTAGCGAGTTAACGAACTACTCTGCAGCACCGAGTTTATGAATTTGCAGGAGTAGGTCATATTTACAAACGGATGCTGGAACTTGAAAAAAAGAGTGGGTGTtagaatttattaaaaaaatcacatttgtATATTCACAGACTTAGTCTTGGGACAGGAACCGTATCGCGAGTGAACGAACAACATAGAGCGAGTTCACCAACTACTCAGTTCCTGCCTCAAGACCGGGCCTAAGAATATGCAACACAAAGTTGGAACCAGCAGAATGTTTATGAAGAAGAGATGTAGTTGTGTGCTAGGTTTGGTTGTTATTTATAGGGGATGGCAAGAAGCTACGCAGTTTCAATTATTGGAAAGAGACGATGGTGCATCGGACTGTTTCACTAATCAATTCAATAGCGTCAGACTGTTTCACTCATGATGACAATAATTGCAAAGCGACACCGTCACTTTCGGCGGCACATGCTGCATAACTGTTTGCTTTATTAATCACAAAGCGACGAAGTCACTTTCGGCGCAGCGCAGCAGAATCTTGAAAATTTAATTGTGAATGATTTGATGCTCTGGCGCATGTCTCGTGATTGGAAAGAGAGGATGCCATTTTAGGTGCGTATCATTGCATCTCTGTGAAAAGAAATTAGTGGGCAATTTAAGTCATAGTAGTAAAAAGTAAAAGTAATATGTAATTTTAACCGTACGAGTAACATAGAAACTGCACTATTAATTTAGTTTGTGAGACTATTATTTTTGTTAGCTCTCGTATGAAAAATTAATAGTTAACCAAAAATCATATGTGTTAACTGGCTACAAAATAGGGcataaaaatatgagatatttaTGAACTACGAAACATCGTACAAAACATGAAGAATAAgcagtacaaataaataatgttTATTGCAGTACAAATAACATGAAGAATAAGCCAAAATCACAGCAAGGTTTAGATATCAATGAAATTATCAAAGCTGGAGCAAACAAcaataacacaaaaaaaaaatccaaacctgTTGACGGTGCTTGCATATATGGAATTTCATTTGGATGCGAGGAATATTGACCAAATAGCCAATCAACTTGTTGCAACAAGTCCATATAACCCTGTACTCTACCACCAAATGACGTGCCTTGCATCCATATAAAATGTCACGGAGTTATTGTCTTAAGTTGAAGTGGGAATCATGTATGGCATGAAAGTGCCATCGATATATGTGTATGGAGAATGATGGCTGTGCGTACCACCGTAATCCATGGATTGTCCTTGCCATGGGTTGGTGCCATATGTAGGTGCATGCAGTGGAACCGACTGAGTAGGCCCTGTTAATATCAGGAAGTAAATAGTCAATAAGATTCATATAcatgaaaaattaataaattgaaataataaaaatatgaaattagatGTAAGGGGAGATTGACCGCCTAACGATGTAAACCCTCCTTGACTGATAAAATCTGCAGACATTTGGGGTATGGTAGGGATACCTTGGCTAGTCCCTGTATGTGCAATTAATTAGTAAAAAGTAAAATTACGAGTGGACATATGCATGCCAATATGGTACTGAATGTACACGGACATGCAAATGGTGCAAATCCTCCTTGCCAGTGTGAGGTTGGCACATCGAGAGCCATTTGAGGAATCATTTGTGGCCTAGCAGGAGGCATATGAGGCACGGGACGGACCATTCGCGTTCCCTCTGTCATCAATTGGAAAACATCATTTAGTCAGTTCACATAAACAATTGGGAAAAAAATAGCATATTGATGAGCTATCCCGTACCAGCAAACGACGCAAACCCACCCTGCCATTGAGAGGTGATGGGCGTAGAGCTATGTGGGGGTACCCGTTCCAGTTGTGCTGCGAACGTATAAATTAGTCTTTAATACAAATGGCATTTATTTTAGCATTCTGCAATAACGTATTTTACCTTGAGTTGAACCAAAGCCTCCTAGGCGTTCCGAAATTTCAGTGATTTCTGGGATAGTCGGAATAGTGGGTGGCTCACGAAACGAAGTTGACCTTACTCCTGCACGACCATCACTGGATCGTCGCGCGGATGCTGAAGGGCGGGCTGAGGTGGACGGCCGGGAAGAGGTAGAGGGACGCTCCGGCATTGGCTCGAACGTCCTTCTTGATGTTGCCGAATTATAGACGTCCGAGGAATGTCGACACGATGCGAGCCGCATGATTCGCTTTCCTTTTCAACGGAGGGAGTCGACCGCAGCCATAACTTCCTGGTTGGTACCCGCCATTCCATCTCTAAGCTTCTCCCACAATGTTTTCGCATCCCTTACTAACTCCCCTGCAATGTCGGTCTGCATGGAGCGTAGCAACAATTGTTAGAAAGTGGAACCCCATGTATAAGGACACATCGatgcaacaaaatatttaaatgcTAGTAGTACCATCAAGTgagcggcggggggggggggtgctagCTGCATATCATATATTTGATCAATTGTTGGTGGACCTCGCTCGTCGAGATCCTCCGGTGCAAGCAGCCGGATGCGAGTCTGCGATGAGTACCAGGCCATGTATTGTTCGTAAGTGTTGTGGTCGTATGCCCTGGTCTCCTGGACGACATCATTCAAGGCCTATGACCACGCCTCTATCCATGGGGTCATCCTTGAGTGCATAGATCGACGATACCTGTTGTCAACTTGCCTCTTTTGCCTGCAAcaaaaatacaacaattagctGTTAGTGCACAGAAATTAGACAGGATTGAAATAACAACATACGTGTGCACATCTGGTGGAAGGTGAAGTCCAACAGGAACTGGGACTTGTTGGTACAGTCCCATCTGACGCATTACCCTTTGAACATTATACCCCTCGACGAATATGTCGTACACCAGCATTTTTCATGTCATCCAGTACGCTTCATCGCGGTAGCATAAGATGCTTACTCCATGTGGTGCACGCAAAATGGCCTCTTCGTTCGTGTACGGAGTCCACCGAACTTTGTTTTCCCTAAGGCTTTCGAACGCCTCGGTAAAGTACTCGTACACATTGTGCACCTGGATTCTCGCCCACTGTGGCTGCACGATCAGAGATTGTAGATTTAGTTATGCAGTACCATTGAAATGACACAAATATTCCTTTAATGCAAGCATACGTACCGGTCCGTAGCACCAGCGAGTACCGAAGGTAGGACGATCATCAACTGCGTCAGTGTAATCGTCCTTGTGGGCCACGGCCACGCTCATGTATGGACGTCCGAACGAGAAGCGCTCGTACGACCACAACGTGACCAAAAGTGGACACCCCGTGAAAATCGCCTCCCTTTGCCCGGTCTTAATACAAGCGTCGCAGAAACCACGGTATGTGGCTGCAAGGACGGCTGATCCCCAGCTAAACTGTGCAGAAGGCGATATATTACCTTCAGCAATTTGGCGAGCAAGGGGGATTAGCCTGGCGTCCACAGTGTTCCCGTGCGACCCGGTGAACATGACCCAACCAAACAGCCAAAGTAGATAAGCCTCAAGGTACAACATCAGTTGGTACTCCTGGACATTGTCGGGCATATATCGCACCtaacaaaaaaacaatgtgTTGTCAGATATGTGAATGTGAACGGAATATGCCttaattaaaaatattcaaTTACCTCAAACTGTGACAACCACTTCAATGTGGGGCCATG from Oryza glaberrima chromosome 6, OglaRS2, whole genome shotgun sequence includes these protein-coding regions:
- the LOC127777046 gene encoding uncharacterized protein LOC127777046, translating into MTITLQDVSMLTRLPLAGQYATGDTDDDEDKIFFSEKETHGPTLKWLSQFEVRYMPDNVQEYQLMLYLEAYLLWLFGWVMFTGSHGNTVDARLIPLARQIAEGNISPSAQFSWGSAVLAATYRGFCDACIKTGQREAIFTGCPLLVTLWSYERFSFGRPYMSVAVAHKDDYTDAVDDRPTFGTRWCYGPPQWARIQVHNVYEYFTEAFESLRENKVRWTPQKRQVDNRYRRSMHSRMTPWIEAWS